The Hyperolius riggenbachi isolate aHypRig1 chromosome 3, aHypRig1.pri, whole genome shotgun sequence genome window below encodes:
- the ARL10 gene encoding ADP-ribosylation factor-like protein 10, with the protein MAALRSLSMVIGAAVAALGSVLVIAWSRYMPGRRRGRRTGYQLEYSPLSKQPKYLDRQILVLGLDGAGKSSIIHALSTNTTRSSSAPTHGFNTAQIISRGLRIELLEVGGSQNLRTYWSHYLKNAHIMVFVVDATDDKRLQLARHELHLLLEEAPKLPLMVLANKQDCNSAVGISDIHWELSLHRIQGTREVTLLGTSAVCDGFGQSTSLQTVKSLLEERLQKVKDTQRAVIHLQNSFWQTVGRDSTA; encoded by the exons ATGGCAGCTCTGAGGAGCCTGTCTATGGTGATCGGAGCAGCGGTGGCCGCGCTGGGATCGGTGCTGGTCATTGCCTGGAGCCGCTATATGCCCGGccgcaggagggggaggaggacgggATACCAGCTGGAGTACAGCCCGCTCAGCAAGCAG CCTAAATATTTGGATCGGCAGATTTTGGTGCTCGGTTTGGACGGGGCTGGTAAGAGCAGTATAATCCATGCCCTAAGCACAAACACCACCAGATCGAGTTCAGCGCCCACCCATGGGTTTAATACTGCTCAGATTATCAGCCGAGGACTGAGGATTGAGCTGCTAGAAG TTGGAGGTAGCCAGAACCTTCGAACATACTGGAGTCACTATCTGAAGAACGCGCACATTATGGTTTTTGTTGTGGATGCCACTGATGACAAACGCTTGCAGCTGGCTAGACATGAGCTGCATCTCCTGCTAGAAGAGGCACCAAAGTTGCCCCTGATGGTGCTTGCAAACAAACAG GACTGTAATTCTGCAGTCGGCATCTCAGACATTCACTGGGAACTGTCATTACACCGGATCCAGGGAACAAGAGAAGTGACCTTACTAGGAACTAGTGCTGTATGTGATGGGTTCGGCCAGAGTACAAGTTTACAGACTGTGAAATCACTGCTGGAAGAAAGGCTCCAAAAAGTGAAAGACACACAAAGAGCTGTCATCCATCTACAGAACAGCTTCTGGCAGACTGTGGGCAGAGACAGCACTGCATAA